A genomic window from Methanobrevibacter sp. TLL-48-HuF1 includes:
- a CDS encoding GMP synthase subunit A: MTILVINNKGQYNHRIQRSLQYLKIPTELVPNTLSIEEIEAKNPIGLILGGGPSIEGAGNSEEYIKHFDIPILGICLGHQLIAKTYGGQIDTSNTESYAKVEINIVNDENLFVGLAPKMEVWSSHKDEVKTIPDDFEILANSNLCDVESFKHTKKDVYGIQFHPEVHHTPKGSTIFENFYEICKKRCNND; the protein is encoded by the coding sequence ATGACAATATTAGTTATTAATAATAAAGGCCAATATAATCATAGAATTCAACGTAGCTTACAATATCTTAAAATTCCAACAGAATTAGTTCCAAATACATTAAGTATTGAAGAAATTGAAGCTAAAAATCCAATTGGATTGATTTTAGGTGGTGGACCTTCAATTGAAGGTGCTGGAAACAGTGAAGAATATATTAAACATTTTGATATACCTATTTTAGGAATCTGTTTAGGACACCAACTAATAGCCAAAACTTACGGTGGACAAATAGACACATCCAATACTGAAAGCTATGCTAAAGTTGAAATCAATATTGTTAATGATGAAAACTTATTTGTAGGATTAGCTCCAAAAATGGAAGTTTGGTCCTCCCACAAAGACGAAGTAAAAACTATCCCTGATGATTTTGAAATTTTGGCTAATTCAAACTTATGCGATGTTGAATCCTTTAAACATACAAAAAAAGATGTTTATGGAATACAATTCCATCCTGAAGTACATCATACTCCTAAAGGATCAACTATATTCGAAAATTTCTATGAAATTTGTAAAAAAAGGTGTAATAATGATTGA
- a CDS encoding Nre family DNA repair protein, whose product MANMKTTKNAYLEKLTRQIQMKSVKVGKNLEGSTPPSVFIGRWSYPKVYAGPMMANQVGDTAIMDSPESWIGQHKNQEDIINYRMSLVRGKQLIKIDDLDNPFVEKLQDISLASKAINSEATFGKRPTGALLTEDSMPHGPSAVIEKFDIDAVRWDKQLEKSYYDTDLKASEAVLNLHNKNVPFTAMQKAFSVGAFGTKYKRKLVPTRWSITACDTSLADQFLKEVKNFEKIDTYRVYEFGSLNNYYAIILTPTEWQYEWYEAFIKLIGKEELIFSDYETNGGKKEYSRVGGCYYTAKMAVLDSLLKEKKQSGLIILREAYEGYVPLGVFNVRENIKEAMKKPYKEFETLKEALLYCGTKLKIPIKKYVKQGTLLNEMLHTKQTTLDQYFK is encoded by the coding sequence ATGGCAAATATGAAAACAACCAAAAATGCATACCTTGAAAAATTAACCAGACAAATACAGATGAAATCAGTTAAAGTTGGAAAAAATTTGGAAGGCAGCACACCACCATCTGTTTTTATTGGAAGATGGTCCTATCCTAAAGTTTATGCAGGACCTATGATGGCAAATCAGGTAGGAGATACTGCAATTATGGATTCTCCAGAATCATGGATCGGACAGCATAAAAACCAGGAAGATATAATTAATTACAGAATGAGTCTTGTAAGAGGAAAACAACTAATTAAAATTGATGATCTGGACAATCCATTTGTTGAAAAACTGCAAGACATATCTCTGGCTTCTAAAGCTATTAATAGCGAAGCTACATTTGGTAAACGTCCGACAGGAGCTTTATTAACTGAAGACAGTATGCCTCATGGTCCAAGTGCGGTTATTGAAAAATTTGATATAGATGCAGTTCGCTGGGATAAACAATTGGAAAAAAGCTATTATGATACTGATTTAAAAGCTAGTGAAGCTGTTTTAAATTTACATAACAAAAATGTTCCATTTACAGCTATGCAAAAAGCATTTTCCGTAGGTGCTTTCGGAACAAAATATAAAAGAAAATTAGTTCCAACCAGATGGTCAATTACAGCATGCGATACTAGCTTAGCAGACCAATTCTTAAAAGAAGTTAAGAACTTTGAAAAAATTGACACCTACCGAGTTTATGAATTCGGAAGCTTGAACAATTATTATGCAATCATATTAACTCCAACAGAATGGCAATATGAATGGTATGAAGCATTTATTAAATTAATTGGTAAGGAAGAACTTATTTTCTCAGATTATGAAACAAACGGCGGCAAAAAAGAATATTCTCGCGTTGGAGGATGTTATTACACTGCTAAAATGGCAGTACTTGACAGTTTACTTAAAGAGAAAAAACAATCAGGATTAATAATTTTAAGAGAAGCTTATGAAGGATATGTTCCATTAGGTGTATTCAATGTTAGAGAAAATATAAAGGAAGCTATGAAAAAACCCTATAAAGAATTTGAAACCTTAAAAGAGGCATTATTGTATTGCGGAACTAAATTAAAAATACCAATTAAAAAATACGTAAAACAGGGAACTCTATTAAATGAAATGCTTCACACCAAACAAACTACTCTGGATCAATATTTTAAATAG
- a CDS encoding DegT/DnrJ/EryC1/StrS family aminotransferase: protein MEFKFKEPHKETKEIMAKVAQGENPYLNDKDCSFEKNCQKKVKELTGHEYCKITSSGNNSIFIALSAIEGSIIIPDQGGWNGFKQIARYLNKDIITLKTDLGLINTDYLNEIDIPENSALIFTSFAGYSANQDTKSISKYCKNNGITTIEDASAGIGDKKQELGNGNLSDIIIASTGSPKIINVGSGGFISTNNNEIFENTKLPQKLSKTNEIICSGIDKELDFVKSNLEQTINATNILKKHINNTFHTSKRGVNVIIQHDKPKDVIWKVKKELQINHHAFITKCPNYNRLKEKGIVIEVKNLDYSSLKKENLDKIIEVFSNQL, encoded by the coding sequence ATGGAATTTAAATTTAAAGAACCTCATAAAGAAACTAAAGAAATTATGGCTAAAGTAGCCCAGGGAGAAAATCCTTATTTAAATGATAAAGACTGCAGTTTTGAAAAAAACTGCCAAAAAAAGGTAAAGGAACTTACTGGCCATGAATACTGTAAAATAACCAGCAGCGGAAACAACAGTATTTTCATAGCTCTGTCAGCTATTGAAGGTTCAATTATCATACCTGATCAAGGAGGATGGAATGGTTTTAAGCAGATTGCCAGGTATTTAAATAAAGACATAATAACCCTCAAAACAGATTTAGGATTAATAAATACTGATTATTTAAATGAAATAGACATTCCTGAAAACTCTGCATTAATATTTACCAGTTTTGCAGGATACAGTGCAAATCAGGATACAAAAAGCATTTCAAAATACTGTAAAAATAATGGAATCACAACAATTGAAGATGCTTCTGCTGGAATTGGAGATAAAAAACAGGAATTGGGAAATGGAAATTTATCAGACATTATAATTGCTTCAACAGGTTCTCCAAAAATAATCAATGTTGGAAGCGGCGGCTTTATCAGCACAAACAACAATGAAATTTTTGAAAATACCAAATTACCTCAAAAATTAAGTAAAACTAATGAAATAATATGTAGTGGTATAGATAAAGAACTTGATTTTGTAAAAAGTAATTTGGAACAAACAATAAATGCAACAAACATATTAAAAAAACATATAAACAACACATTCCACACAAGTAAAAGAGGAGTTAATGTAATTATTCAACATGATAAACCTAAGGATGTAATCTGGAAAGTAAAAAAAGAATTGCAAATAAATCACCATGCTTTCATTACAAAATGTCCAAACTATAATCGCCTGAAAGAAAAAGGAATTGTAATTGAAGTTAAAAATTTAGATTACAGCAGTTTAAAAAAAGAAAATCTTGATAAAATAATAGAAGTTTTCAGTAATCAACTATAA
- the cgi121 gene encoding KEOPS complex subunit Cgi121 yields the protein MDIKILGFRGNIDSVGKTLDKINNLKNNDEEIIQLLDADAVAGLRHVEHGVNQAFLAFSRHENLANDLSVEICLRCSAQRQISKAFEILGLKEGKMNLCAILINCSNESVDKLSSMFDRNDDVLIADESKLMKIYDIDESELANMHIDDIIIDKITKLIVDY from the coding sequence ATGGATATTAAAATTTTAGGATTTAGGGGAAATATTGATTCTGTTGGTAAAACACTGGATAAAATTAATAATCTTAAGAATAATGATGAAGAGATTATTCAGCTTTTGGATGCTGATGCAGTAGCTGGTTTAAGGCATGTGGAACATGGTGTAAATCAGGCTTTTTTAGCTTTCAGCAGGCATGAAAACCTGGCTAATGATTTAAGTGTTGAGATTTGTTTAAGATGTTCTGCTCAAAGGCAAATTTCTAAAGCTTTTGAAATTCTTGGTCTTAAAGAAGGAAAAATGAATTTATGCGCTATCCTAATAAATTGTTCTAATGAATCTGTTGATAAATTATCTTCAATGTTTGACAGAAATGATGATGTTTTAATAGCTGATGAATCAAAATTAATGAAGATTTATGATATTGATGAAAGTGAGTTAGCAAATATGCATATTGATGATATAATAATTGATAAAATAACCAAGCTTATAGTTGATTACTGA
- the guaA gene encoding glutamine-hydrolyzing GMP synthase, translating into MLGPEEFIKDAIQKIKEQIGDEKAIIALSGGVDSSVCSVLVQEAIGDNLIAIFVDHGLLREGEVEEVTNTFKDRLNFNYVDASEEFLSALEGVEDPEEKRKIIGKVFIDVFEREAAKTDAKYLVQGTIAPDWIESKGKIKSHHNLALPSGMVLDLVEPIRDLYKDEVREIGLLLDLPEKVVHRQPFPGPGLAVRVIGELTHEKLDICRKANKIVTDEIEKAGIDKDVWQYFAVLTDSKVTGVKGDQRDFGYLVVLRIVDSIDAMTAYVPELPWNVIQTMSQRITSEISEVTHVALSISDKPPSTIEFA; encoded by the coding sequence ATGTTAGGTCCAGAAGAATTTATTAAAGATGCTATCCAAAAGATAAAAGAGCAAATAGGAGATGAAAAAGCTATTATTGCATTATCTGGAGGTGTTGACAGTTCAGTGTGTTCTGTTCTTGTTCAGGAAGCTATTGGAGATAATTTAATAGCAATATTTGTAGATCATGGTCTTTTAAGAGAAGGAGAAGTAGAAGAAGTAACCAATACATTTAAAGACAGATTAAACTTTAATTATGTTGATGCTTCTGAAGAATTCTTAAGTGCTCTTGAAGGAGTGGAAGATCCTGAAGAAAAAAGAAAAATCATAGGTAAAGTATTTATTGATGTTTTTGAAAGAGAAGCTGCAAAAACAGATGCAAAATACTTAGTACAAGGTACTATAGCTCCTGATTGGATTGAAAGTAAAGGTAAAATCAAATCCCACCATAACTTAGCACTCCCTAGCGGTATGGTTCTTGATTTAGTTGAACCAATCCGTGACTTATACAAGGATGAAGTAAGAGAAATTGGTTTATTATTAGATTTACCTGAAAAAGTAGTTCACAGACAACCATTCCCAGGTCCGGGACTTGCTGTTAGAGTTATCGGTGAACTTACACACGAAAAACTTGATATCTGCAGAAAAGCAAATAAAATAGTAACTGATGAAATAGAAAAAGCAGGTATTGACAAAGACGTATGGCAATACTTCGCAGTATTAACTGACAGTAAAGTTACTGGAGTTAAAGGAGACCAAAGAGACTTTGGTTACTTAGTTGTTTTAAGAATTGTTGATTCCATTGATGCTATGACTGCATATGTTCCGGAATTACCCTGGAATGTTATTCAAACAATGTCACAAAGAATAACTTCTGAAATTTCTGAAGTAACACATGTTGCATTATCCATAAGTGATAAACCACCTAGCACAATCGAATTCGCTTAA